The genomic interval ACATTTTGCAACTTGTTGCGCCAGGGACTCCATTACGTGAAGGGATTGAGAATGTACTTCGGGCTAATACAGGTGGTTTAATAGTCGTTGGGTACAATGAAAAAGTTCGTTCGATTGTCGATGGCGGATTTAAAATTAATTGTCCTTGTACGTCCAGTACATTATATGAACTAGCTAAAATGGATGGCGGGATTATTGTAAATGAAAAAGCAGATACGATTTTGCTTGCGAATGCCCAGCTTGTCCCTGATATTAGTGTTTCTTCTACAGAAACAGGCATGCGCCACCGAACAGCGGAGCGGGTTGCACGGGAGACAAAGTCGCTTGTTATTGCCATTTCTCAGCGACGTAATGTCATTACCTTATACCAAGGGAATTTTCGTTACGCGTTAAAAGATATTGGTGTCATTCTGGCAAAGGCTAATTTAGCGATTCAAACGTTAGAGAAATATAAAGTCGTGTTGCAGCAAAGTATTGCCGTTTTAGGTGTTTTAGAATATGAGGAAATCGTCACGTTTGCGGACTTGCTTCAAGTGTTTCATCGATATGTGATGGTATTACGTATTAAAGCAGAACTTGTCGCGTATTTACATGAATTAGGTACAGAAGGACGCCTTATTCGTTTACAAATGAATGAAATTCTTGCTGATATCGAAATTGAAGGAAAATGGCTTATTAAAGACTATGCATGTAAAAACGATGAAAACCCTGACTTTGTTGTGGCTAAACTCCAAGAATTAGCCATGCAGGAGAATTTAGATGAGGGTGCTCTATTGAAAATTTTGGGATATAATGGCTATATTCATCTTGATGAATTAGTACATGCTAGAGGCTATCGCATGCTGCATAAAATTTCTCGTCTCCCGGGGTTAATTATTGAAAATCTAGTGCAACGGTTTGGCAGCTTTGCTGATATTCATAAAGCTTCTGTTGCGGAATTGGATGATGTCGAGGGAATTGGGGAAGTACGTGCCAATAAGATTAAAGAAGGGCTTCGTATTTTAAAAAACCAACTTGTGACAGACAGAAGGATGTAGATAAATGGGCCTATTCTTCTCAAATTCCCCCAAAAAGTGAGAGGTACTTCCTTTTTGACACGTAATTCGTACGGTGCTAGGCTTAAAAAGAAATCCTTTTTATCTCGTTTAACTGAAGTATATATGATTGTATTTGTATAAAATTGTTCATAATGGAGAGAGGGAGGTGAAATAATGTTAAAGCGGATTATACAGGCTTGCTTTTTAATAATTGGTGGAACACTCGGTATGTTTCTTATTCCGGAATTATTAGTGGTGTTACGTGCCGATGATGTAGCTATTTTAAATAATCCTTATGCAAGTGTACTCCTAGGAGCTATTATTTTTTATCTTCTTACGTTTTGGTTATTGGATTATGTTTTAAACTTTATGAAGTGGTTAGAAGAGCAGCTTGTTAAAGTCCCAATTACAGATATTATTTTTGGTAGCTTGGGGCTGTTGGTTGGTTTAGTCGTGGCTTACCTTATTAGTTCAGCGTTTAATGCGATTCGCGTACCGATACTAGATACCATTGTGCCAATTATTTTAACGTTGTTATTTGGTTATTTTGGTTTTCAAGTAGGTGTGAAAAAGCGCGATGAACTATTGAATCTATTTTTAAAAGCAAATAAAAAGAAACATGTAACTAGTGAAGAAAGTGAAGAAGAGTCCAATCATAAATTAAAAATCCTAGATACTAGTGTTATTATTGATGGCCGAATTGCGGACATTTGTCAAACGGGCTTTTTAGAAGGGACGATTGTCATTCCACAGTTTGTATTGAACGAACTTCAACACATTGCAGACTCTTCTGATGCGTTAAAAAGAAACCGCGGTCGCCGAGGTTTAGATATTTTAAATCGTATCCAAAAAGATGTGCCAATTAAGGTGGAAATGTATGAAGGAGATTTTGAAGATATTCAGGAAGTAGATAGTAAGTTAGTAAAGCTTGCTAAAGTAACAGGCGGCATTGTAGTGACCAATGATTTTAATTTGAATAAAGTGTGTGAATTTCAAAAAGTAGCTGTATTAAATATTAATGATTTGGCCAATGCGGTAAAGCCGGTCGTTCTTCCAGGTGAAGAAATGAGCGTGCAAGTAATTAAGGATGGGAAAGAGCAGAATCAAGGTGTAGCCTATCTAGATGATGGGACGATGATTGTAGTCGAAGGTGGAAGAGATTATATTGGAAAACGACTTGATGTGCTTGTTACGAGTGTACTGCAAACGTCTGCCGGACGAATGATTTTTGCGAAACCGAAGCAATTAGAGAAAGCATTATAGAGGAGAAACGGTTATGTTGTATGAAGTGGTGATTCCCGCGGCGGGACAAGGGAAAAGAATGAAGGCTGGGAAGAACAAGCTATTTATTGAACTTTCAGGGATTCCCATTATTATTTATACGCTGCGAGTATTTGAGGCGGATCCTCATTGTCAAGGTATCATTTTAGTCATTAATCCAGCAGAAGAGGCTTATTTTACCGAATTAATGGATGCTTATGGACTGAAGAAAGTAAAGAAGTTAGTAGCTGGCGGGGCGGAACGTCAACAAAGTGTTTTTAACGGTCTAAAGCATACAAATGAGGAAATTGTACTTGTACATGATGGAGCGCGTCCGTTTATTGATCAGGTGTTGATTCATTCATTAACGGAAGCTGCTTCCCTTTATGCTGGAGCAATCGTTGCTGTACCAGTTAAGGATACGATTAAAAGGGTGAAAGAACGATCTGTAGTGGAGACCGTTGAACGATCAAGCTTGTGGGCGGTACAAACGCCACAAGCTTTTCGTGTGCCTATTTTATATAAAGCACATAAACAGGCAGAAGCAGATGAATTTCTTGGTACAGATGATGCTAGTCTTTTAGAGCGGATGGGCGAACAAGTGGTTATTATTGAAGGGGATTATGATAATATAAAAATTACGACACAAGAAGATCTTTATTTTGCCGAGGCTATTTTACATAAGCAGGCGAAGAGGAAGATGGAGAAAGAGAAGGAGTGAATAGAATGTTTCGAATTGGACAAGGATTCGATGTTCATCAGTTGGTAGAAGGAAGACCATTAATTATTGGCGGCATTACGATCCCTTATGAGAAAGGGCTGCTTGGTCACTCGGATGCGGATGTCTTGCTTCATACTGTAGCTGATGCTGTACTTGGAGCGATTGGCGCTGGCGATATCGGAAAGCATTTTCCTGATACAGATCCTGAGTTTAAAGATGCGGACTCTGCCAAGCTTCTTGAACATGTTTGGAATCTAGTGAAACAAGAAGGCTACAAGCTAGGAAATATTGATTGTACGATTATTGCCCAAAGCCCCAAAATGGCACCTTATATTGAAGCAATGCGTGAGCGGATTGCTCAGCTATTAGAGGCGACGGTGGAGCAAGTAAACGTCAAAGCAACAACAACAGAGAAGTTAGGCTTCACAGGGCGCAAGGAAGGGATTGCTGCTCAAGCTGTTGTACTATTGGTGAAGTCAAATTAAAAGTCGTTCATCTGTGAATCGAAGTTTCCTTTATTCAAGTCTGTTTAAATGATAAAATATATAACGGTAAATTCGTGAGTATTTAGGAGGAGTTAGACATGAGCAGCGAAATCCGAGTTCGCTATGCACCGAGTCCAACTGGACATTTACATATAGGAAATGCCCGTACGGCTTTATTTAATTATTTATATGCACGAAACAAAGGCGGTAAATTTATTATTCGTATTGAAGATACAGATACGAAGCGTAATATTGAAGGCGGCGAAGAAAGCCAACTGAAATATTTAAAATGGCTAGGTATGGATTGGGATGAAAGCATTGATGTTGGTGGAGAGTATGGACCATATCGTCAGTCAGAGCGAAATGACCTTTATAAAAAATTGTACGAAGAACTATTAGATAAAGGATTAGCGTATAAATGCTACTGTACAGAAGAAGAGCTGGAAGCGGAACGCGAAGCGCAGCAGGCAAAGAACGAGACGCCGAAGTATTCTGGAAAGTGCCGTCATTTAACGGCTGAGGAGCAAGCGAAGTTAGAGGCAGAAGGTAGAAAGCCGAGCATTCGTTTTGTCGTTCCTGCAGGTAAAGTATATACATTCCAAGATATGGTGAAGGATGAAGTATCCTTTGAATCAGAGGGCATCGGTGATTGGGTTATCGTAAAGAAGGACGGAATTCCTACTTATAACTTTGCTGTAGCTGTGGATGATCACTTGATGAAGATTTCTCATGTTTTACGTGGGGATGATCATATTTCTAATACACCAAAGCAATTGATGATTTATGAAGCATTTGGTTGGGAACCGCCAATTTTCGGTCATATGACGTTAATTGTGAATGAGAGCCGAAAGAAATTAAGTAAACGTGATGAGTC from Peribacillus asahii carries:
- the disA gene encoding DNA integrity scanning diadenylate cyclase DisA, producing MNDKKLYEKIKLDILQLVAPGTPLREGIENVLRANTGGLIVVGYNEKVRSIVDGGFKINCPCTSSTLYELAKMDGGIIVNEKADTILLANAQLVPDISVSSTETGMRHRTAERVARETKSLVIAISQRRNVITLYQGNFRYALKDIGVILAKANLAIQTLEKYKVVLQQSIAVLGVLEYEEIVTFADLLQVFHRYVMVLRIKAELVAYLHELGTEGRLIRLQMNEILADIEIEGKWLIKDYACKNDENPDFVVAKLQELAMQENLDEGALLKILGYNGYIHLDELVHARGYRMLHKISRLPGLIIENLVQRFGSFADIHKASVAELDDVEGIGEVRANKIKEGLRILKNQLVTDRRM
- the ispD gene encoding 2-C-methyl-D-erythritol 4-phosphate cytidylyltransferase; amino-acid sequence: MLYEVVIPAAGQGKRMKAGKNKLFIELSGIPIIIYTLRVFEADPHCQGIILVINPAEEAYFTELMDAYGLKKVKKLVAGGAERQQSVFNGLKHTNEEIVLVHDGARPFIDQVLIHSLTEAASLYAGAIVAVPVKDTIKRVKERSVVETVERSSLWAVQTPQAFRVPILYKAHKQAEADEFLGTDDASLLERMGEQVVIIEGDYDNIKITTQEDLYFAEAILHKQAKRKMEKEKE
- the ispF gene encoding 2-C-methyl-D-erythritol 2,4-cyclodiphosphate synthase, producing MFRIGQGFDVHQLVEGRPLIIGGITIPYEKGLLGHSDADVLLHTVADAVLGAIGAGDIGKHFPDTDPEFKDADSAKLLEHVWNLVKQEGYKLGNIDCTIIAQSPKMAPYIEAMRERIAQLLEATVEQVNVKATTTEKLGFTGRKEGIAAQAVVLLVKSN
- the gltX gene encoding glutamate--tRNA ligase, which produces MSSEIRVRYAPSPTGHLHIGNARTALFNYLYARNKGGKFIIRIEDTDTKRNIEGGEESQLKYLKWLGMDWDESIDVGGEYGPYRQSERNDLYKKLYEELLDKGLAYKCYCTEEELEAEREAQQAKNETPKYSGKCRHLTAEEQAKLEAEGRKPSIRFVVPAGKVYTFQDMVKDEVSFESEGIGDWVIVKKDGIPTYNFAVAVDDHLMKISHVLRGDDHISNTPKQLMIYEAFGWEPPIFGHMTLIVNESRKKLSKRDESIIQFIEQYEALGYVPQALFNFIALLGWHPGGEEEIFSKEEFIKLFDAERLSKSPALFDQQKLTWLNNQYVKQLDLDRAVEISLPHLIKAGKVAEVRTAEQDEWVRDLIGLYQEQMSYGAEIVDLSQLFFKEELEYEEEAKEVLAEEQVPEVMQAFLQEVEALEAFTAEEIKKSIKAVQKSTGHKGKKLFMPIRAAATGQTHGPDLPKAIALLGKEKIKQRLQSILY
- a CDS encoding PIN/TRAM domain-containing protein, giving the protein MLKRIIQACFLIIGGTLGMFLIPELLVVLRADDVAILNNPYASVLLGAIIFYLLTFWLLDYVLNFMKWLEEQLVKVPITDIIFGSLGLLVGLVVAYLISSAFNAIRVPILDTIVPIILTLLFGYFGFQVGVKKRDELLNLFLKANKKKHVTSEESEEESNHKLKILDTSVIIDGRIADICQTGFLEGTIVIPQFVLNELQHIADSSDALKRNRGRRGLDILNRIQKDVPIKVEMYEGDFEDIQEVDSKLVKLAKVTGGIVVTNDFNLNKVCEFQKVAVLNINDLANAVKPVVLPGEEMSVQVIKDGKEQNQGVAYLDDGTMIVVEGGRDYIGKRLDVLVTSVLQTSAGRMIFAKPKQLEKAL